CGTCACCGGGAGCATCGGAATCAGCATTTTCAGCGAGGATGGGGAGGACGAGACGACGCTCATGAAGAGCGCCCAGATCGCGATGCATCGCGCCAAGGAGCGCGGCGGCGACGCCTGCGAGCTCTTTGCCCCCGAGATGAACGCCCGCACGCGAGAGCGGCTCGAGATCGAGAACAGCCTGCGCGCCGCGGTGGAGCAGAATCAGTTCGTCCTCCACTACCAGCCGATCGTGGAGCTTTCGAGCAACCACGTCTCCGGATGTGAAGCGCTCATTCGCTGGCAGCACCCCGTGAAAGGGCTCCTCTTCCCCAAGGATTTCCTGGACCTCGCCGAGCTGACCCGGGTCACGCGACAGCTGCGACCCTGGATACTCCGAACCGCCTGCAGCGATCTCGCGAGCTGGAAAAAAGACGGCGAAGGGCAGCTGTCGGTGGCGGTGAACCTGTCGGCGAGACAGCTTCTCGAGCCGGGCCTGGTCGAGGAGATCCGAGCCGCCCTCGATGAGGCTCACCTTGCGCCCCGCTTCCTCGAGCTCGAGATCACCGAGACGCTCATCATCGAAGATCTGGAAGCGACCGGCAAGACCCTCGAAGAGATCAGAAGGCTGGGCGTCCGGATCAGCGTCGACGATTTCGGAACCGGGTACTCGTCTCTCAGCTACCTTCAGCGGCTTCCGGTCGACACCCTGAAGATCGATCAGATCTTCCTGCGCAAGACCGACAACACGGCGATACTCGCCGCCGTCGTCGCCATGGCCAAGAGCCTGGGGCTCTCGGTCACGGTGGAGGGCATCGAGCGCGAGGGGCAGCTCGCCCGGGTCAAGGAGCTCGGCTGCGACCGCGCCCAGGGATATTTCTTCGGCCCGCCGGTCTCGTCACAGGAGTTCGCGTCGCGCTTCAAACGATACCACCCCGCCGCGCACGCGAAACGCGTCGGGTAATCCGGTAAGGACCCATCGCAAAAAAAAGCGCTCGGGGAGGGACGCTCATCTCCTCGATGGCGTCTCTCGCCGAGCGCCTTGGGTTTAGCTCGCCTGCGCTCTAACCGAGAATCAGTTCCAGAACAGGTTCTTCTCGGCGGCCTGGCCCAGCTGATTTCTCAGGCTCATCGTCGTCGTGAAGCTCCGCCTCACGTGCGTGTCATCGGCGGCGAATACGCCTTGCGATCCGCCCTCGAGGTTCGTGCTCTCGGTCCGGCCGCTCACGGTGAAGCGGACCTGCGTGATCCAGGTATTCGGGTCGCCCCCGATGGGGATGACCGGAGGCACGTCGAAGAACGTGGGGTTCTGGCCCTGAGCGTACTGCACCTGGAGGTTTTCGATGTTGTTCGAGACCGGGGTCCAAGGCTCTCCGAGCACGATGTCCCGCCGCTCGAGCATCGGATTGGGAGTCGGCGGCTGGGGGTTGATCCGGTACTGAACCACGTGGAACCAGCCGATGACGGCGCAGTTCACGCTGACGTCGTTCTGAAATCCCCCGGGTTGGTTGATGGTGGTCACCGCGGCGCCAGGGTTGTGATTCAAGTTCAGCGTCGCGCAGTCTGCGGGACCGCTAGCGGCGCCGCCCGCCCCGGTGCACTTGGGATCTTGGGTGAGCTCGAAGGGATAGATGCCTGGCGCGAGGTTGTCGCAAGCCGGGTCTCCGTTCGGGCCCTGGAGGGCCATCAGGATTTGCCCGTCCTGGTACACGTCCTCGTAGTCGTTCGGCTGGAACTGGAAGCTGTAGGGATCGACGTTGACGACGGACGACATCGCGATCGTGTTACAGGGACCACCGCCGCCGCCCTTGCCGCCTTTGCCGCTACCGGCGGAGACGCAGGCTTTCGGCCGGCACCAGGGGACCTCGGGATCCGAATAGACGATCGTGATCTCATCGGGACGATCGGGCGGGCCCGCGGTGCCGTTGAACCACATGATCGCCGTATTCGGCGGCGTCTCGTAACCGGCGATCGTCAGGTCCTGGCTGATCCGGTCGACGCCCGTTCGAGCCGCCGCGGTCATGTCGGTGACCTGGGGCTCCCGCCGGAAGCTCCTCTGCCCTTTCTGCAGGAGCAACATGACCGAGGCCATGACGATCAGAGTGACCGCGAGCGCGACCAGCACTTCGATCAACGTGAATCCGCGCTCGTCAGATGTTTGAACCCGTTTCATTTCTACCCCTCCGAGGAGGTGGAATAGCAATCGATGTTCCACAGGGGTGAGAGAGGTAAATATCTCGTTGTCAATAAGTTAGCTCTGCTGGGGCTCTCCGGAGTGTGGGGCTTTCCATGGAGGAATCGAGGGTTTCCTGGGTTTGTCAGAGCTCGGTCTCGGTGCAGATCGGGCGCAACATGCTTATTTTCCAATCAGTTCCGTCGATCGGCGCGGCTCCGCACCTGGCGTGGTCAAAAGGCCGCAGGTCGAATGGGCGACCGTTGGAAAAATTCCTTAGAGGGGGCGCAAAGAATGTTTACAACGCGGGGTCGGCGCTCGACGGCAAGTGTTTTTGAATGAGCATCTTGCGAATAACACCGTCTGGCACAGCGCTTGCTCTCTCCCGAATCGTCTACAACCGGATGCTTCCGGATCGGGAAAGGGCCCGGTTCGGAAGTCCGAGCTCCCTCCTATCGTAGGCAGTAAGGGCCGGGCCCCCGAAAGGGGGCCTGGCCTTCTTTATTTTCGGATCGCCGTCAGGGACTATAGTGGTAGAAGAAAGCCATGCCCGACCGCCGCGTCTTCGAGGAGCTCGAAGCCTCCCGGCTCGCTCCGTACGCGGCCTCGAGCGCGAGCTCGAAGGGACGGGAGCATCCCGAGCCCGAGCACGCCTTTCGCACGGCCTTTCAGCGCGACCGCGATCGCATCATTCACTGCACCGCCTTCAGGAGGCTCGAGTACAAGACCCAGGTCTTCGTGAATCACGAGGGCGATCACTACCGCACCCGGCTGACTCATTCGCTCGAGGCGGCGCAGATCGCCCGGACCATGGCGCGCTATCTGCGCCTGAACGAGGACCTCACCGAGAGCGTCACGCTCGCACACGACCTCGGCCACACACCTTTCGGCCACGCGGGCGAGGACGCGATGAACGCGCTCATGAAGGGGCACGGAGGGTTCGAGCACAACCTGCAGTCGCTTCGCATCGTCGACCGCCTCGAGAGGCGCTATCCCGGGTTCGACGGCTTGAACCTCTCCTTCGAGGTGCGCGAAGGCATCTTGAAGCACTCACCGCGCCATCTCGAGCGCGGGCCAGAGGAGTTCAAGGACGGGCTCATGCCGACTCTCGAGGCGCAGCTCGTCGACGAGGCCGATGAGATCGCCTACGCGAACCACGATCTCGAGGACGGCTTGACGTCCCGCCTCCTCGACCTCGAAGCTCTTCGGGCCGTCGAGCTATGGCGCGAGCACTTCGACGAGGCGGGGGAGCGGTTTCCCGGCGTGCCGCGCAAGATCCGGATCCGGGCCGCCATCCGGGGCATCATCAACCATCTCACCACCGATCTCCTGGGCGAGGTCGAACGGCGACTCCACTCGGAGCGGATCGAGAGTATCGACGACGTACGCCATCAATCCGAGCGCCTGGTGCAGTTCACGCCTCCGGTCGCGACCCAAAAGGCCCTGCTGAAGCAGTTCCTGTTCGCGAACCTCTACCGTCATTTCCGCGTGGTCCGCATGGCGGAAAAAGCCAAACGGGTGGTCGGCGATCTCTTCCAGGCCTACGCGGGCAATCCCCGGCAGCTTCCACCTCATGTCCTGGCCCGCGTCGACGAGGAAGGGCTCGAGCGCGTCGTCTGCGACTACATCGCCGGGATGACGGACCGTTTCGCTCTCGACGAGCACCGAAAGCTCTTCGATCCCCACGACCGCGTGTAGCGGGAAGACCACACTCGAGCGAGCCCGCCGTCCCCCCACCGCTTTGCCCACAGCGGCTTACGGGCCCGCTTCTCGTGGCGTGGATCTTGCTAGGTAGCCCGTCGATGGAAAACTCTCCAGGAGAAGTCAAGATGACGAGACTGGCTTTGGTAGATAAGCGCACGTTTCCCCGGATCGCGCCCACCGTGCTTCGCGTCGGCGTCGAGCAGGACGGGGAACGGCGGGAAGCCTACGTCCTGAACATCAGCCTCGGAGGCGCCTTCCTCGTTCTTTTCGATCCTCCGGCGCCCGAAGAGAACGCGGCGCTCGAAATCGTCCTCCCCTGGGGGCTGGGCGAATGCCACATCGAGGCGACCGCCGTCTGGAATCAGAAGGACGAAAACGGGAGATCCATCGGTGCGGGCCTCGCGTTCGATACGGTCGCTGAAGAAGACAAGCAGAAGCTGCAGCGCTACCTCGATCACTTCGTGGCCTTGACCGAAGAGATCACCGCGTAGCCAGCATCAGACGATTCGCCGCGCGTTTCGGGCTCCGGGCTCGAGACCTCGTTGAAGCTCGGCATGGGAACGATGAGGGCGGCGAAAGGCCCCCCAGCATGCTCGAACAAGCAGACGTGCTCGCATCCCGGCGGAGGTGAGCCGACCTCCGCGCTCGTCGCGTAGGGGATGTAGAACATGAGATGCGGCTTGAAGCGACCCGTCTCGGTTCCGAGGAGCTGCCCGTCCGAGAGCATGTAGGACATCGCAACGCCTCGGGGCTGAGGGAGCTTGCCGGTTCCGATCTCGCGCTCGATGGTCTCCCGGATCTCGCCGATGGTGCTTCCCCCCATCGCTAGTTCAGTGCGCCGAAGGTAGTCACCGAGGATCGTACGAGCGGCTTCCTCGTTGTAGCAGATGGGCGCTCGAAGCTTCGGGTTGAAGAAATCTCGGTGCGGTCCCACCGGACTGCTCCAGGACCGCTCGACGAGGCAGGTAAAGCCGTTGGTGCCCGCGGCGACCTGATGATAACCGTCGCGCCGAAGAACAAAGACGTCGGCCTTCTCGGAAATGTGTGCCGGCGCCGCGCTTCGGGCCAGCGCGACCTCGAAGCTCTCGTCGATGAGGTACTCGTCGATGGAGGTCATCGTAACCTCCCAGTCCTGCGCGAGAGCCGGGGCAGAAACGAACGCCAAAAACATCAGGCCAATCGTGACTTTCATGATCCCACCTCACCTTTCCTCGAAGCGTCTTTCCAGACGGTTCAAGCAGCTCTTCCATCCGTCCTCGTGTGCCCTCTTTGCCTCGGCCGTGGGAAAACGCTCGTGC
Above is a genomic segment from Vicinamibacteria bacterium containing:
- a CDS encoding prepilin-type N-terminal cleavage/methylation domain-containing protein, whose protein sequence is MKRVQTSDERGFTLIEVLVALAVTLIVMASVMLLLQKGQRSFRREPQVTDMTAAARTGVDRISQDLTIAGYETPPNTAIMWFNGTAGPPDRPDEITIVYSDPEVPWCRPKACVSAGSGKGGKGGGGGPCNTIAMSSVVNVDPYSFQFQPNDYEDVYQDGQILMALQGPNGDPACDNLAPGIYPFELTQDPKCTGAGGAASGPADCATLNLNHNPGAAVTTINQPGGFQNDVSVNCAVIGWFHVVQYRINPQPPTPNPMLERRDIVLGEPWTPVSNNIENLQVQYAQGQNPTFFDVPPVIPIGGDPNTWITQVRFTVSGRTESTNLEGGSQGVFAADDTHVRRSFTTTMSLRNQLGQAAEKNLFWN
- a CDS encoding deoxyguanosinetriphosphate triphosphohydrolase; its protein translation is MPDRRVFEELEASRLAPYAASSASSKGREHPEPEHAFRTAFQRDRDRIIHCTAFRRLEYKTQVFVNHEGDHYRTRLTHSLEAAQIARTMARYLRLNEDLTESVTLAHDLGHTPFGHAGEDAMNALMKGHGGFEHNLQSLRIVDRLERRYPGFDGLNLSFEVREGILKHSPRHLERGPEEFKDGLMPTLEAQLVDEADEIAYANHDLEDGLTSRLLDLEALRAVELWREHFDEAGERFPGVPRKIRIRAAIRGIINHLTTDLLGEVERRLHSERIESIDDVRHQSERLVQFTPPVATQKALLKQFLFANLYRHFRVVRMAEKAKRVVGDLFQAYAGNPRQLPPHVLARVDEEGLERVVCDYIAGMTDRFALDEHRKLFDPHDRV
- a CDS encoding PilZ domain-containing protein translates to MTRLALVDKRTFPRIAPTVLRVGVEQDGERREAYVLNISLGGAFLVLFDPPAPEENAALEIVLPWGLGECHIEATAVWNQKDENGRSIGAGLAFDTVAEEDKQKLQRYLDHFVALTEEITA